In Leifsonia sp. ZF2019, a genomic segment contains:
- the argC gene encoding N-acetyl-gamma-glutamyl-phosphate reductase, with amino-acid sequence MTFSVAVAGASGYAGGELLRILADHPDFEIRTVTAHQNAGHPLIAHQPHLRSLAHLTLVESTAENLAGHDIVFLALPHGKSGEIAAQLPAETLVVDCGADHRLEDPADWAAFYGGEHFGSWAYGVPELPVGAGRQRDHIIGAKRIAAPGCNASAVSLALAPGIQVGLIDDQDIVAVLAVGPSGAGKSLKTMYLASEILGSANPYAVGGTHRHIPEIQQNLRKAGAAEPTVSFTPVLVPMSRGILATSTARVKPGVTAEQVQEAWAHTYADEPFVHVLPAGTVPRTADVLGSNTVAIGVALDEAAGRVVTVLAIDNLYKGTAGAAIQSANIALGLDETAGLSVNGVAP; translated from the coding sequence TGACCTTCTCGGTCGCCGTCGCCGGCGCCTCCGGATACGCGGGTGGGGAGCTCCTCCGCATCCTCGCCGACCACCCGGACTTCGAGATCCGCACCGTGACCGCCCACCAGAACGCCGGTCACCCCCTCATCGCGCACCAGCCGCACCTGCGGTCGCTGGCGCACCTCACCCTCGTGGAGTCCACGGCGGAGAACCTCGCGGGGCACGACATCGTGTTCCTCGCGCTGCCGCACGGAAAGTCCGGCGAGATCGCGGCGCAGCTGCCCGCCGAGACGCTCGTCGTCGACTGCGGTGCGGACCACCGCCTGGAGGACCCGGCCGACTGGGCGGCGTTCTACGGCGGCGAGCACTTCGGCTCGTGGGCATACGGCGTCCCCGAACTGCCCGTCGGCGCGGGCCGCCAGCGCGACCACATCATCGGCGCGAAGCGGATCGCGGCTCCCGGCTGCAACGCGTCCGCCGTCTCGCTCGCACTCGCTCCGGGCATCCAGGTGGGGCTGATCGACGACCAGGACATCGTCGCCGTCCTCGCCGTCGGGCCGTCCGGTGCGGGCAAGAGCCTCAAGACGATGTACCTCGCGAGCGAGATCCTCGGCTCGGCCAACCCGTACGCGGTCGGTGGGACGCACCGCCACATCCCGGAGATCCAGCAGAACCTCCGGAAGGCGGGCGCCGCCGAGCCGACGGTGTCGTTCACGCCGGTGCTCGTGCCGATGTCGCGTGGCATTCTCGCCACCTCGACCGCCCGGGTGAAGCCCGGCGTCACCGCCGAGCAGGTGCAGGAGGCCTGGGCGCACACCTACGCCGACGAGCCGTTCGTGCACGTGCTGCCCGCCGGAACGGTCCCGCGCACGGCCGATGTGCTCGGGTCGAACACCGTCGCGATCGGCGTGGCCCTCGACGAGGCCGCCGGCCGGGTCGTGACGGTGCTCGCGATCGACAATCTCTACAAGGGGACTGCGGGCGCCGCCATCCAGTCCGCGAACATCGCCCTCGGTCTCGACGAGACCGCCGGGCTCAGCGTGAATGGAGTAGCACCCTGA
- the argJ gene encoding bifunctional glutamate N-acetyltransferase/amino-acid acetyltransferase ArgJ, whose translation MSVTAASGFSAAGVVAGLKSSGKRDLALVRNLGPLTAAAAVFTTNRCKANPVLWSEQVIADGVVSAIVLNSGGANCYTGSQGFQTTHSTAEAVAERLGVSAGDVLVCSTGLIGDQLDLAKLVAGVESASAALATDAGLGAAEAIMTTDTRPKEAEHRAPEGWTVGGMAKGAGMLAPGLATMLVVLTTDAVLDSGQLDRALRAATRVTFDRLDSDGCMSTNDTVALLGSGASGVVPDEAAFALALTDVCRSLAEQLQADAEGASHDIAIQVVNAHSEDDAVTVGRAVSRSNLFKAAIFGNDPNWGRVLAAVGTTDAEFDPYGIDVAINGVQVCTAGEPDQPRDLVDLHPRAVHVLIDLHAGDETATILTNDLTHDYVHENSAYAS comes from the coding sequence ATGAGCGTCACCGCAGCATCGGGATTCAGCGCGGCAGGCGTCGTCGCCGGGCTCAAGTCCAGCGGCAAGCGCGACCTCGCGCTGGTGCGCAACCTCGGCCCGCTCACCGCGGCCGCCGCCGTCTTCACCACCAACCGCTGCAAGGCCAACCCGGTGCTGTGGAGCGAGCAGGTCATCGCCGACGGCGTCGTCTCGGCCATCGTGCTCAACTCTGGCGGCGCCAACTGCTATACCGGTTCGCAGGGCTTCCAGACCACCCACTCGACCGCGGAGGCCGTGGCCGAGCGGCTCGGCGTCTCGGCGGGCGATGTGCTCGTCTGCTCGACCGGGCTGATCGGCGACCAGCTCGATCTCGCGAAGCTCGTCGCCGGCGTGGAGTCCGCCTCGGCCGCTCTCGCGACGGATGCCGGTCTGGGCGCGGCCGAGGCGATCATGACCACGGACACCCGCCCCAAGGAGGCCGAGCACCGCGCACCCGAGGGATGGACGGTCGGCGGCATGGCGAAGGGCGCGGGGATGCTCGCCCCCGGCCTCGCCACGATGCTGGTCGTGCTCACCACCGACGCCGTGCTCGACTCCGGCCAGCTGGACCGCGCACTGCGCGCCGCGACCCGGGTCACCTTCGACCGTCTCGACTCCGACGGCTGCATGTCGACCAACGACACCGTGGCCCTGTTGGGCTCCGGCGCCAGCGGCGTCGTCCCGGACGAGGCCGCCTTCGCGCTCGCACTCACCGATGTCTGCCGCAGTCTGGCCGAGCAGCTCCAGGCGGACGCGGAGGGCGCCTCGCACGACATCGCCATCCAGGTCGTCAACGCGCACTCGGAGGACGACGCCGTCACGGTCGGCCGCGCCGTCTCCCGCAGCAATCTGTTCAAGGCCGCGATCTTCGGCAACGACCCCAACTGGGGCCGGGTGCTCGCCGCCGTCGGCACGACCGACGCGGAGTTCGACCCGTACGGAATCGACGTCGCCATCAACGGCGTCCAGGTGTGCACGGCGGGGGAGCCGGACCAGCCTCGCGACCTCGTCGACCTGCACCCGCGCGCGGTCCACGTGCTCATCGACCTCCACGCCGGCGACGAGACCGCGACCATCCTGACCAACGACCTCACGCATGACTACGTGCACGAGAACAGCGCCTACGCGAGCTGA
- the argB gene encoding acetylglutamate kinase has translation MTTNADTDTEAVDDGAEQSAAAAKAATLIESLPWLKRFHDQIIVIKFGGNAMVSEELQRTFAEDMVYLRYAGIRPVVVHGGGPQISAMLDRLGIHSEFRGGYRVTTPEAMDVVRMVLTGQISRDIVSNINKHGPLAAGLSGEDAGLFQGRRRGAIVDGEEVDLGLVGDVIGVNPEAVHAQIAAGRIPVVSSIAPDVDDPGQALNVNADAAAAALAVALGAAKLVILTDVAGLYSDWPDRDSLLSKIDADDLRALLPSLESGMIPKMAACLDAVDGGVPKAAIIDGRVPHSILLEVFTQSGIGTEVVPA, from the coding sequence ATGACGACGAACGCAGACACCGACACCGAGGCCGTCGACGACGGGGCGGAGCAGTCCGCCGCCGCGGCGAAGGCCGCCACCCTCATCGAGTCGCTGCCGTGGCTCAAGCGGTTCCACGACCAGATCATCGTGATCAAGTTCGGCGGGAACGCCATGGTCAGCGAGGAGCTCCAGCGCACCTTCGCCGAGGACATGGTGTACCTCCGCTACGCCGGCATCCGCCCCGTGGTGGTGCACGGCGGTGGCCCGCAGATCTCGGCGATGCTCGACCGGCTCGGAATCCACTCCGAGTTCCGCGGCGGGTACCGCGTGACGACCCCGGAGGCGATGGATGTGGTCCGCATGGTGCTCACCGGGCAGATCAGCCGCGACATCGTGAGCAACATCAACAAGCACGGGCCGCTCGCCGCCGGCCTCTCGGGGGAGGACGCCGGCCTGTTCCAGGGCCGTCGCCGCGGCGCGATCGTGGACGGCGAGGAGGTCGACCTCGGTCTCGTGGGCGATGTGATCGGCGTGAACCCGGAGGCGGTGCACGCGCAGATCGCGGCCGGCCGCATCCCGGTCGTCTCGTCGATCGCGCCCGACGTGGACGACCCCGGTCAGGCCCTCAATGTGAACGCCGACGCGGCGGCCGCCGCCCTCGCCGTCGCGCTCGGAGCCGCCAAGCTCGTCATCCTGACGGACGTCGCCGGCCTCTACAGCGACTGGCCGGACCGCGACTCGCTGCTGTCGAAGATCGACGCGGACGACCTGCGGGCGCTGCTGCCGTCGCTCGAGTCGGGCATGATCCCGAAGATGGCGGCCTGCCTCGACGCGGTCGACGGCGGAGTGCCGAAGGCGGCGATCATCGACGGGCGCGTGCCGCACTCGATCCTGCTCGAGGTGTTCACGCAGTCCGGAATCGGAACGGAGGTGGTGCCCGCGTGA
- a CDS encoding acetylornithine transaminase, which translates to MSELTQGQWKGRYGDAMMRTLATPKLMLERGAGCRVWDIDGNEYLDFLAGIAVNSLGHGHPALVEAVSSQIGSLAHVSNYFSTPPQLELAERLRTITGAGDQGRVLFGNSGAEANEAAFKLARLNRGPHGKRTRVLALNNAFHGRTMGSLALTGKPPMREAFEPLPGGVEHIDSTVEALEAAIDDRVAALFVEPIKGEAGVLELPDGYLARARELTEQHGALLILDEIQTGVGRTGRWFAYQHADILPDAVTVAKGIAGGVPIGALVTFGWASELFSQGQHGSTFGGNPLATAAGNAVLGEIERAGLVENAARRGEELRAIIRSYDSPLIDAVRGSGLLIGIGLTGGEAHRLSDAALAEGLIINAPNESSIRLAPPLIVGDAELAEFRERFGRALAAL; encoded by the coding sequence GTGAGCGAGCTGACTCAGGGGCAGTGGAAGGGCCGGTACGGCGATGCGATGATGCGCACGCTGGCGACGCCGAAGCTCATGCTGGAGCGCGGCGCGGGCTGCCGCGTCTGGGACATCGACGGGAACGAGTATCTCGACTTCCTCGCCGGGATCGCGGTGAACTCCCTCGGTCACGGCCACCCGGCCCTGGTGGAGGCCGTGAGCAGCCAGATCGGCTCGCTCGCCCACGTCTCCAACTACTTCTCGACACCGCCGCAGCTGGAGCTCGCCGAGCGCCTCCGCACCATCACCGGCGCCGGCGATCAGGGACGTGTGCTGTTCGGCAACTCGGGCGCCGAGGCGAATGAGGCCGCGTTCAAGCTGGCCCGCCTGAACCGCGGCCCGCACGGCAAGCGCACCCGCGTGCTCGCGCTGAACAACGCGTTCCACGGGCGCACGATGGGCTCGCTCGCCCTGACCGGCAAGCCGCCGATGCGCGAGGCGTTCGAGCCGCTGCCCGGGGGCGTCGAGCACATCGACTCCACCGTCGAAGCGCTGGAGGCGGCGATCGACGACCGCGTGGCCGCGCTCTTCGTCGAGCCGATCAAGGGCGAGGCCGGCGTGCTCGAGCTGCCGGACGGCTACCTGGCCCGGGCGCGCGAACTGACCGAGCAGCACGGGGCGCTGCTGATCCTCGACGAGATCCAGACCGGCGTCGGCCGCACGGGACGCTGGTTCGCGTACCAGCACGCGGACATCCTGCCCGACGCGGTCACCGTCGCGAAGGGCATCGCCGGAGGGGTGCCCATCGGCGCGCTCGTGACCTTCGGCTGGGCATCCGAGCTGTTCAGCCAGGGCCAGCACGGGTCCACCTTCGGCGGCAACCCGCTGGCGACCGCCGCGGGCAACGCCGTGCTCGGCGAGATCGAGCGCGCGGGGCTCGTGGAGAACGCAGCCCGCCGCGGGGAGGAGCTGCGCGCGATCATCCGCTCGTACGACTCCCCCCTCATCGACGCCGTGCGCGGGTCGGGCCTGCTGATCGGCATCGGCCTGACCGGCGGGGAGGCGCACCGCCTCTCCGACGCCGCGCTCGCCGAAGGGCTCATCATCAACGCGCCGAACGAGTCGAGCATTCGGCTCGCGCCGCCGCTGATCGTGGGCGACGCCGAGCTCGCCGAGTTCCGCGAGCGCTTCGGCCGCGCGCTCGCGGCCCTCTGA
- the argF gene encoding ornithine carbamoyltransferase, with protein MTRHFLRDDDISPAEQAEILALAAELKRDRFARKPLDGPQTVAVVFDKTSTRTRVSFAVGIADLGGSPLIISSADSQLGGKESIADTARVLERMVAAIVWRTFAQAGLEEMAAGTRVPVVNALSDEFHPCQILADLQTVQEHKGSLAGLTMSYFGDGANNMAHSYLLGGATAGMHVRIAAPAEYAPDAAILADAARIAETTGGSVRVLTDAAAAAEGADVVVTDTWVSMGQEAEKAQRLATFGDYQVDEAIMAKAAPDAVFLHCLPAYRGYEVAAEVIDGPQSVIWDEAENRLHAQKALLTWLLQKNQEEAA; from the coding sequence ATGACCAGGCACTTCCTTCGCGACGACGACATCAGCCCTGCCGAGCAGGCCGAGATCCTGGCCCTGGCGGCCGAGCTCAAGCGCGACCGGTTCGCGCGCAAGCCGCTCGACGGCCCGCAGACCGTCGCCGTGGTCTTCGACAAGACATCGACGCGCACACGCGTCTCGTTCGCGGTCGGCATCGCCGACCTGGGTGGCAGCCCGCTCATCATCTCGAGCGCCGACAGCCAGCTCGGCGGCAAGGAGTCGATCGCCGACACCGCCCGCGTGCTGGAGCGCATGGTCGCCGCCATCGTCTGGCGCACGTTCGCCCAGGCCGGACTGGAGGAGATGGCCGCGGGGACACGCGTCCCGGTCGTCAACGCGCTGTCGGACGAGTTCCACCCCTGCCAGATCCTCGCCGACCTCCAGACGGTGCAGGAGCACAAAGGCTCGCTCGCCGGACTGACGATGAGCTACTTCGGCGACGGCGCCAACAACATGGCCCACTCGTACCTGCTCGGTGGCGCGACCGCCGGCATGCACGTGCGCATCGCCGCCCCCGCGGAGTACGCGCCGGATGCGGCCATCCTCGCCGACGCCGCCCGCATCGCGGAAACGACCGGAGGCTCCGTGCGGGTGCTCACGGACGCCGCAGCGGCCGCCGAGGGCGCCGACGTCGTCGTGACCGACACCTGGGTGTCGATGGGTCAGGAGGCCGAGAAGGCGCAGCGCCTCGCCACGTTCGGCGACTACCAGGTCGACGAGGCGATCATGGCGAAGGCCGCGCCCGACGCGGTCTTCCTGCACTGCCTGCCCGCCTACCGCGGCTACGAGGTGGCGGCGGAGGTCATCGACGGCCCGCAGTCCGTGATCTGGGACGAGGCCGAGAACCGCCTCCACGCGCAGAAGGCCCTGCTGACGTGGCTGCTTCAGAAGAACCAGGAGGAGGCCGCATGA
- the argH gene encoding argininosuccinate lyase, whose protein sequence is MSQDDNGTGVGKTGEGSLWGARFAGGPSPELALLSKSTHFDWALAAYDIAGSRAHARALAAAGYLDDAELAGMLDALDRLDADVVSGAFAALESDEDVHGALERGLIERAGADLGGKLRAGRSRNDQIATLVRLYLRDHAGVIAERIIGLIDAIAAQADAHPTAILPGRTHLQHAQPVLLAHHLLAHCWPLVRDLERLADWDKRADVSPYGAGALAGSTLGLDPLLVARELGFAASSENSIDGTAARDVVAEFAFVAAQIGVDLSRFAEEIILWNTREFGFVTLDDAYSTGSSIMPQKKNPDIAELARGKSGRLIGNLTGLLTTLKGLPLAYNRDLQEDKEPVFDSVQTLEVVLPAFAGMVATLRFHTDRMAELAPQGFSLATDVAEWLVKQHVPFRTAHEITGSLVKFAEENGLELHEVGDDQLAAVSPLLTPEVRSVLTVEGSVASRAGAGGTAPDRVAEQLATLTERVRTLTGAFAASRRDLV, encoded by the coding sequence ATGAGCCAGGACGACAACGGCACCGGCGTCGGCAAGACCGGAGAGGGCTCCCTCTGGGGCGCCCGGTTCGCCGGAGGGCCGTCGCCCGAGCTCGCACTGCTGAGCAAGTCCACCCACTTCGACTGGGCGCTCGCGGCCTACGACATCGCAGGCTCGCGTGCCCACGCCCGGGCCCTCGCGGCGGCGGGCTACCTCGACGACGCCGAGCTGGCGGGCATGCTCGACGCGCTCGACCGACTCGACGCGGACGTCGTCTCGGGAGCCTTCGCCGCACTCGAATCGGACGAGGACGTGCACGGCGCGCTGGAGCGCGGACTGATCGAGCGTGCAGGCGCCGATCTCGGCGGCAAGCTGCGCGCCGGTCGCAGCCGCAACGACCAGATCGCCACCCTCGTCCGCCTCTACCTGCGCGACCACGCCGGGGTCATCGCGGAGCGCATCATCGGTCTGATCGACGCCATCGCAGCGCAGGCGGACGCGCACCCCACGGCGATCCTGCCGGGTCGCACCCATCTCCAGCACGCGCAGCCCGTGCTGCTCGCCCACCACCTGCTCGCGCACTGCTGGCCGCTGGTCCGCGACCTCGAGCGCCTGGCCGACTGGGACAAGCGCGCGGACGTCTCGCCGTACGGAGCCGGCGCGCTGGCCGGCTCGACCCTCGGCCTGGACCCGCTCCTGGTCGCCCGCGAGCTGGGGTTCGCCGCCAGCTCCGAGAACTCGATCGACGGGACGGCGGCGCGGGATGTCGTGGCCGAGTTCGCGTTCGTCGCCGCCCAGATCGGCGTCGACCTGTCGCGCTTCGCCGAGGAGATCATCCTCTGGAACACGCGCGAGTTCGGTTTCGTCACCCTCGACGATGCCTACTCGACAGGGTCGTCGATCATGCCGCAGAAGAAGAACCCCGACATCGCAGAGCTCGCCCGTGGCAAGTCGGGCCGCCTGATCGGCAACCTGACGGGGCTGCTGACCACGCTCAAGGGCCTCCCGCTCGCCTACAACCGCGACCTGCAGGAGGACAAGGAGCCGGTGTTCGACTCGGTCCAGACCCTCGAGGTCGTGCTCCCCGCCTTCGCCGGCATGGTCGCGACCCTGCGCTTCCACACCGACCGCATGGCCGAGCTCGCGCCGCAGGGCTTCTCGCTCGCGACGGACGTCGCCGAGTGGCTGGTGAAGCAGCACGTGCCGTTCCGCACCGCGCACGAGATCACCGGGAGCCTGGTGAAGTTCGCCGAAGAGAACGGACTGGAGCTGCACGAGGTGGGCGACGATCAGCTCGCCGCGGTCTCGCCCCTGCTCACCCCGGAGGTGCGGTCGGTGCTCACGGTCGAGGGCTCGGTCGCCAGTCGCGCCGGCGCGGGCGGAACCGCGCCCGACCGCGTCGCCGAACAACTCGCGACTCTCACCGAGCGCGTCCGCACCCTCACCGGTGCGTTCGCCGCGAGCCGACGGGACCTCGTCTGA
- a CDS encoding DNA-3-methyladenine glycosylase, translating into MPLHHPRREAFATSSLEVAPRLLGAVLRHTTAQGTVGLRITEVEAYIGDGLDPGSHAFRGRTKRNAVMYGPPGHLYAYFTYGMHVCANVVCSPEGEATAVLLRAAEVIEGQSLAEERRIGASRRAIPHRDLARGPARLVVAAGIALADDGADLFGGRFELLLPDEQAEYASGPRTGVSGPGGGAAFPWRYWLPGDPTVSPYKRHPKADD; encoded by the coding sequence ATGCCGTTGCACCACCCCCGACGCGAGGCCTTCGCGACGTCGTCGCTGGAGGTGGCGCCGCGGCTCCTCGGCGCGGTGCTCCGTCACACCACCGCGCAGGGCACCGTGGGCCTCCGCATCACGGAGGTGGAGGCGTACATCGGCGATGGGCTCGACCCCGGGTCCCACGCGTTCCGCGGACGCACCAAGCGCAACGCGGTGATGTACGGGCCACCCGGCCATCTCTACGCGTACTTCACCTACGGGATGCACGTGTGCGCGAACGTCGTCTGCTCGCCCGAGGGCGAGGCCACGGCCGTACTCCTGCGCGCTGCGGAGGTGATCGAAGGGCAGTCGCTGGCGGAGGAGCGCCGCATCGGCGCCTCCCGCCGGGCCATCCCGCACCGGGACCTCGCCCGCGGCCCGGCGCGCCTGGTCGTGGCGGCGGGCATCGCGCTCGCCGACGACGGGGCCGACCTGTTCGGCGGTCGCTTCGAACTGCTGCTGCCGGACGAGCAGGCCGAGTACGCGTCCGGGCCGCGGACGGGCGTCTCCGGCCCGGGTGGAGGAGCGGCGTTCCCCTGGCGGTACTGGTTGCCGGGAGACCCGACGGTGTCGCCCTACAAGCGGCACCCGAAAGCGGACGACTGA
- a CDS encoding DNA-binding protein, whose amino-acid sequence MFVITADQVGSRTGPDLAAETMTVVQERHGERLALPVDRNAGDELQALTADPATALALVLELTRDGLWSVGVGIGAVRSPLPAQTRAASGDAFVAARTAVGRAKRSPTRLAVDSLTAPEAAADVEALTDLLLTLRDGRSAAGWELYDLVTAGLTQAQAGARLGITPQSVSDRARAAGLRVELAAVPALTRLLASADASRAGASPTAADSEDE is encoded by the coding sequence ATGTTCGTCATCACCGCCGACCAGGTCGGCAGCCGCACCGGTCCCGATCTGGCCGCCGAGACGATGACCGTCGTGCAGGAACGCCACGGCGAGCGCCTCGCCCTGCCGGTCGACCGGAACGCCGGCGACGAGCTCCAGGCGCTGACGGCGGACCCGGCCACTGCGCTGGCACTCGTGCTCGAGCTGACCCGCGACGGCCTCTGGAGCGTCGGGGTCGGCATCGGCGCCGTGCGCAGCCCGCTGCCCGCTCAGACGCGCGCGGCGAGCGGGGACGCGTTCGTCGCCGCGCGCACGGCCGTGGGCCGGGCGAAGAGATCCCCGACCCGCCTCGCGGTGGACTCCCTCACGGCTCCCGAGGCCGCCGCCGATGTCGAGGCCCTCACCGATCTGCTGCTCACCCTCCGCGACGGCCGCTCCGCCGCGGGCTGGGAATTGTACGACCTCGTGACGGCCGGTCTCACACAGGCCCAGGCCGGCGCGCGCCTCGGCATCACCCCGCAGTCGGTGAGCGACCGCGCCCGTGCCGCCGGCCTCCGTGTCGAACTGGCGGCCGTGCCCGCCCTGACTAGGCTGTTGGCGAGCGCCGACGCCTCACGCGCAGGCGCCTCCCCCACCGCCGCCGACTCGGAGGACGAATGA
- the tyrS gene encoding tyrosine--tRNA ligase, whose translation MSDSVTLESQTIDPSFDTVWDELVWRGLVHVSTDEAALRELLAGGPVTYYCGFDPTAASLHLGHLVQLLTMRRLQLAGHKPLGLVGGSTGLIGDPRPTAERTLNTRETVAEWVRSLQAQVSKYLSFEGDNAARLVNNLDWTAPLSAIDFLREIGKHFRVGTMLKKDAVAARLNSDEGISYTEFSYQILQGLDFLELYRQYGCVLQTGGSDQWGNLTSGTELIRKVEGVHVHAIGTPLITNSDGTKFGKSEGNAIWIDAALTSPYAFYQFWVNTDDADVIARLKVFTFLTRDEIAEYERAVADEPFRRAAQLRLARDVTALVHGVEQTEAVIAATGALFGQGDLASLDRGTLESALRELPNTTTAPSTTIAQALVDTGLTKSLGEARRAVDQGGVYTNNAKAEDAEAPIGGAALDGGMVVLRRGKKTLAGVFVE comes from the coding sequence ATGTCCGACTCCGTGACCCTCGAATCGCAGACCATCGACCCGTCCTTCGACACCGTGTGGGACGAGCTCGTCTGGCGCGGCCTCGTCCACGTCTCCACCGACGAGGCCGCACTGAGAGAGCTCCTGGCGGGCGGACCGGTCACGTATTACTGCGGTTTCGACCCGACGGCGGCGAGTCTCCACCTCGGCCACCTCGTGCAGCTGCTGACCATGCGCCGGCTGCAGCTGGCCGGGCACAAGCCGCTCGGGCTGGTCGGTGGCTCGACCGGGCTGATCGGCGACCCGCGGCCGACCGCGGAGCGCACGCTCAACACGCGCGAGACGGTCGCCGAGTGGGTCCGCTCCCTGCAGGCGCAGGTGTCGAAGTACCTGAGCTTCGAGGGCGACAACGCCGCCCGCCTCGTCAACAACCTCGACTGGACGGCTCCGCTGTCGGCCATCGACTTCCTGCGCGAGATCGGCAAGCACTTCCGCGTCGGCACCATGCTGAAGAAGGACGCGGTCGCCGCGCGCCTGAACTCCGACGAGGGCATCTCCTACACCGAGTTCAGCTACCAGATCCTCCAGGGGCTCGACTTCCTCGAGCTGTACCGCCAGTACGGCTGCGTGCTGCAGACCGGCGGCAGCGACCAGTGGGGCAACCTGACCAGCGGGACGGAGCTGATCCGCAAGGTCGAGGGCGTGCACGTCCACGCCATCGGCACGCCGCTCATCACCAACAGCGACGGCACCAAGTTCGGCAAGAGCGAGGGCAACGCGATCTGGATCGACGCGGCTCTCACCAGCCCGTACGCGTTCTACCAGTTCTGGGTCAACACCGACGACGCCGATGTGATCGCGCGCCTCAAGGTCTTCACCTTCCTCACCCGCGACGAGATCGCCGAGTACGAGCGCGCCGTGGCGGACGAGCCGTTCCGCCGCGCGGCCCAGCTGCGGCTGGCGCGCGACGTCACCGCGCTCGTGCACGGGGTCGAGCAGACCGAGGCGGTCATCGCGGCGACCGGGGCCCTGTTCGGTCAGGGCGACCTCGCGTCGCTCGACCGCGGCACCCTGGAGTCGGCCCTGCGCGAGCTGCCGAACACCACGACGGCGCCGAGCACCACGATCGCCCAGGCGCTCGTCGACACCGGCCTCACGAAGAGCCTCGGGGAGGCGCGTCGCGCCGTCGACCAGGGTGGCGTCTACACCAACAACGCGAAGGCGGAGGACGCCGAGGCGCCGATCGGCGGGGCTGCCCTCGACGGCGGGATGGTCGTGCTGCGCCGCGGCAAGAAGACGCTCGCCGGGGTCTTCGTCGAGTAG
- a CDS encoding TlyA family RNA methyltransferase: MADRLDVALAARGLARSRTHAATLVAQGLVTVDGVPVVRASAKVGESQAIEVAGADHYVSRGAHKLIAALDAFAVPVDGRLALDAGASTGGFSQVLLERGAARVIAVDVGHGQLAPELRQEQRLSSFEGVNVRSLTAGQLAGLTGSEVRPDLVVADLSFISLGQVLPALRETAVREADFVLLVKPQFEVGRTGVREGIVHDAGLRADALTGVLWAGFDLGLGTAGVIASPIAGSHGNREFLVHLTQRGTNPTGWLDRAQELAR, translated from the coding sequence ATGGCTGACCGGCTCGACGTCGCCCTGGCCGCGCGCGGGCTGGCCCGTTCGCGCACCCACGCCGCGACGCTCGTCGCGCAGGGCCTCGTGACGGTGGACGGCGTCCCCGTCGTGCGTGCGTCCGCCAAGGTCGGCGAGTCCCAGGCGATCGAGGTCGCGGGCGCCGATCACTACGTGAGCCGTGGCGCCCACAAGCTGATCGCCGCGCTCGACGCCTTCGCGGTGCCGGTGGACGGGCGGCTCGCACTCGATGCGGGCGCCTCGACCGGCGGCTTCAGCCAGGTGCTCCTGGAGCGCGGCGCCGCGCGGGTGATCGCCGTCGACGTCGGCCACGGCCAGCTCGCCCCCGAGCTGCGGCAGGAGCAGCGGCTGTCGTCGTTCGAGGGCGTCAACGTGCGCTCGCTGACGGCGGGCCAGCTCGCCGGGCTGACCGGGAGCGAGGTCCGTCCCGACCTGGTCGTCGCCGATCTCTCCTTCATCTCCCTCGGGCAGGTGCTGCCCGCGCTACGCGAGACGGCGGTGCGGGAGGCCGATTTCGTGCTCCTGGTCAAACCGCAGTTCGAGGTCGGTCGCACGGGAGTGCGCGAGGGGATCGTGCACGACGCCGGGCTGCGGGCGGACGCCCTCACCGGCGTGCTCTGGGCGGGCTTCGACCTCGGTCTCGGCACGGCCGGAGTCATCGCGTCGCCGATCGCCGGATCGCACGGCAACCGGGAGTTCCTCGTGCATCTCACGCAGCGCGGCACGAACCCGACCGGGTGGCTCGACCGGGCGCAGGAGCTCGCCCGCTGA